From one Humulus lupulus chromosome 8, drHumLupu1.1, whole genome shotgun sequence genomic stretch:
- the LOC133795503 gene encoding secreted RxLR effector protein 161-like produces the protein MQDCRPGDTPVVKGDKFCLKQCPKGSLEIQEMKKIPYASAVGSLMYAQVCTRPDIAYIVGVLGRYLSNPGIDHWKAAKKVMRYLKRTRDYMLTYRRSDHFEIIGYSDSDFAGCQDSRRSTSGYIYLLGGGAISWRSAKQTLIASSTMAAEFVACYEASNHGI, from the coding sequence atgcaagattgtagaccaGGTGATACCCCTGTCGTGAAAGGAGACAAATTTTGTCTTAAGCAATGCCCTAAAGGAAGccttgaaattcaagaaatgAAAAAGATTCCGTACGCTTCAgctgttgggagtctaatgtatgctcaaGTTTGTACACGTCCGGATATAGCGTACATTGTTGGAGTGTTAGGCAGATACTTAAGCAATCCAGGAATTGATCACTGGAAAGCAGCCAAAAAGGTTATGAGATATTTGAAGAGAACAAGAGATTACATGCTCACATATAGGAGGTCAGATCACTTTGAGATCATTGGGTATTCTGACTCCGACTTTGCGGGATGCCAAGATAGTAGGAGATCCACTTCGGGCTACATATATCTGTTAGgtggtggagctatatcatggaggagtgcAAAACAAACACTCATAGCTTCATCTACTATGGCAGCAgagtttgttgcatgttatgaGGCATCCAACCATGGTATATAG
- the LOC133795504 gene encoding cyclic nucleotide-gated ion channel 1-like codes for MAYDLKFVASQFRWLHSQQLQHNFRLGFWTMNLLLKPRNMLNIVTGYFRGLWRTWAACFIKAARRRHCQRKLDRSLREAEDRLQDVLVNESGSTPSLGATIYASRFAANALKGLRQSDVCSSRPTQRLMPLLPHHKPAEPDFTAKHR; via the exons ATGGCCTACGATTTGAAGTTTGTCGCCTCCCAGTTTCGCTGGCTCCACAGCCAGCAACTCCAGCACAATTTCAGGCTAGGCTTTTGGACCATGAATCTCCTATTAAAGCCTAGAAACATGCTCAATATTGTCACTGGATACTTTAGGGGACTA TGGAGAACATGGGCGGCTTGTTTCATAAAAGCGGCGCGGCGGAGGCATTGCCAGAGAAAGCTTGACAGGTCTTTAAGGGAAGCAGAGGACAGGCTGCAAGATGTCCTGGTGAATGAGAGTGGAAGCACACCAAGCCTTGGTGCCACCATTTATGCCTCGAGGTTTGCTGCAAATGCATTGAAAGGTTTAAGACAAAGCGATGTGTGTAGCTCTAGACCCACGCAGAGATTGATGCCCTTGCTACCTCATCATAAACCTGCTGAGCCTGATTTCACTGCTAAGCATCGCTAG